A stretch of DNA from Pseudonocardia hierapolitana:
GATCGCGGTGCTGGCCGCCTGCGCGTGGCTCGGCGCCGTCCTCGGCGACGGTCTCGGGTACGGCATCGGCCGGGTGGCCGGCCGGCCGTGGGGGCACCGCGGCTGGAGCAGGCGGTTCGTGGACGCCGCGGAGCGGATGTACGCCCGCCACGGCTGGTTCGCCGTGGTGATCTGCCGGTGGTTCCCCGGCGTCCGGGCGGTCGTGCCGACGCTGGCCGGCGTCGGCCGGATGCACCCGGTCGCGTTCGCGCTCGCGAACGCGACCGGTGCCCTGCTGTGGGCGGTCGGGACGGTCCTGCTCGGCCACGCCGCCGCCGCGGTGCCGCAGGTGCGCGACGTCGCCCTCTGGGCGATGGCCGTGAGCATCGCGCTCACCGTGGGGTACGGCATCGCGGCCGCGCTCCGCCGCCGTCAGGCGAAGACGTCGCTCACGTAGCGGGCGTGCTCGTGCTGCATCTCGTCCAGCCAGGCCTCGGCCTTGTCGGTGGAGGCGCCCGCGACATCGGAGTAGATCCGCGCGCAGGTGTCGTAGACGGCGGGGGCCATGCGCCTGCCGTCGCCGCAGACGTAGAACGTCGCGCCCTCCCTGACGAGCTCGACCACGCGGTCGCGGTCGGCCCACAGCCGGTCCTGCACGTAGGTGACCCCGTCGGCGGGCGCGGCCGAGTACGCCGGGTGCACCTCGACGATCCCGTCGCGGGACCACGCGTCGAGCTCGTCGCGGTACAGGAGGTCGACGTCCGGGTGGTCGCAGCCGAAGAACAGCAGCGCCGGCGCGGGGGTCACGCCCTCCGCCTGCGCGCGCAGCGCCCGGTCCTGCAGGAACCCGCGGAACGGGGCGAGCCCGGTGCCCGCGCAGACCATGACGATCGGCGTCTCGAGGGACTCCGGCGGGTGGAACGCCACGTTCGACGGCCGCACCGTGACGGCCACCTTCGTGCCCGGCCGGGCCTGCGCCAGGTAGGTCGACGCCGCGCCCTCGTACACGCCGTTGCCCGACAGTGCCGGGGCCTCGAGCACGGCGACGGTCAGCGTGACGTGGTCGGGGCTCCACAGCGGCGACGACGAGATCGAGTACCGGCGGGGGGCGAGCGGGGCGAGCATCTGCAGGAAGGTCGCGAACGCGAGCTGGCTCGCCGGGTACCGCTCGAGCAGGTCCAGCACGTTCACGCGCTTGTCGAGCACCTCGGCGGTGTAG
This window harbors:
- a CDS encoding DedA family protein, translated to MPDLIAFPGPLACLVVLGLLVVESGLLVGVFLPGDSLLFGAGLLVGTGRIDVPIAVLAACAWLGAVLGDGLGYGIGRVAGRPWGHRGWSRRFVDAAERMYARHGWFAVVICRWFPGVRAVVPTLAGVGRMHPVAFALANATGALLWAVGTVLLGHAAAAVPQVRDVALWAMAVSIALTVGYGIAAALRRRQAKTSLT